Proteins co-encoded in one Ooceraea biroi isolate clonal line C1 chromosome 9, Obir_v5.4, whole genome shotgun sequence genomic window:
- the LOC105276282 gene encoding uncharacterized protein LOC105276282, translated as METTEETITRQRKKELQNDMEDKLSDNIEENEKKEESKKEVKAGFKYYYNKFRYYHYYIAKKIDNGIGVLCMWIFKLLLYLMGYRYNELPFIPDDECIRPYCHCRNSNIHEPIVKDAVQSPRGTIRNGSLFEKFLSTLLSDRSCFARSLIRTF; from the exons ATGGAGACTACTGAAGAAACTATTACAAGGCAAA GAAAGAAAGAGTTGCAAAACGATATGGAAGATAAATTATCAGATAATATCGAGgaaaacgaaaagaaagaggaatcGAAGAAGGAAGTGAAGGCTGGCTTCAAATACTATTACAACAAATTTagatattatcattattacattGCCAAGAAAATCGATAACGGCATCGGAGTGTTGTGCATGTGGATCTTTAAACTTCTGTTATATTTAATGGGATACAGATACAACGAACTACCTTTTATCCCAGATGATGa ATGTATTCGGCCGTATTGCCACTGCAGGAACTCAAATATTCACGAGCCGATTGTAAAAGATGCAGTCCAATCTCCGCGAGGTACTATACGTAATGGAAGCCTCTTTGAAAAATTCCTCAGCACGCTGTTATCCGATAGAAGTTGCTTCGCTCGGTCACTCATCCGAACATTttaa